Proteins from a genomic interval of Zingiber officinale cultivar Zhangliang chromosome 1B, Zo_v1.1, whole genome shotgun sequence:
- the LOC122053947 gene encoding protein RGF1 INDUCIBLE TRANSCRIPTION FACTOR 1-like — protein sequence MVVDQESSLKELKNKNKPVMRGGGWPEDAAGRWPPWLRRLLAIRFFGQCALHADAHRRECNMFCLDCADGALCSLCLAYRHRDHHTIQIRRSSYHDVIRVSEIQKVLDIAGVQTYIINSARIVFLNERPQPRPGKGVGNTCEACDRSLLDSFCFCSLGCKVAGPGTGKKSPLERQPTASGSDDSFASSSLGIARTQSLTPSTSPPASGARRRKGIPHRAPFSTE from the exons ATGGTGGTCGACCAGGAATCCTCTCTGAAAGAGCTCAAGAACAAGAACAAGCCAGTCATG AGAGGAGGAGGATGGCCGGAGGATGCGGCGGGGCGGTGGCCCCCGTGGCTACGGCGGCTGCTGGCCATCCGGTTCTTCGGGCAATGCGCGCTCCATGCCGACGCGCACCGGAGGGAGTGCAACATGTTCTGCCTCGACTGCGCCGACGGCGCCCTCTGCTCGCTGTGCCTTGCCTACCGCCACCGCGACCACCACACGATCCAG ATTCGGCGGTCATCGTACCACGACGTGATCCGGGTGTCGGAGATCCAGAAGGTGCTCGACATCGCCGGCGTGCAGACCTACATCATCAACAGCGCCCGGATCGTCTTCCTCAACGAGCGCCCCCAGCCGAGGCCAGGCAAGGGCGTCGGCAACACCTGCGAGGCCTGCGACCGGAGCCTCCTCGACTCCTTCTGCTTCTGCTCCCTCGGCTGCAAG GTCGCCGGCCCCGGCACCGGCAAGAAGTCACCACTCGAGAGGCAACCGACAGCGTCGGGATCCGACGACTCATTCGCGAGCTCCAGCCTCGGTATCGCGAGGACGCAAAGCCTCACCCCCTCAACCTCGCCGCCGGCCTCCGGCGCCCGGAGGAGGAAGGGCATCCCCCACAGGGCTCCCTTCAGCACCGAATAA